A DNA window from Sphingopyxis sp. CCNWLW2 contains the following coding sequences:
- a CDS encoding phosphate/phosphite/phosphonate ABC transporter substrate-binding protein encodes MLLTLLAAWASPVETPPALRIGTYHYPRYDRSVALAPLAALVERASGRPTEVRLLDTPEALAKALCRGEIDIAMTNLGAFVEARSCPDVRPIAVLSTPPAVLDRYRGVLLVRRDSGLASLDAVGARAGDLRYTEVLPGSTSGALVQAAALRSTGRAPAFATRRHAGTHEAALTELLAGRTDVAALAEGPWRQLQADDPAAAATLRQIWRSDPLPPGPLVCRDQASVPCAAVHRALLNDGGEVAIALSKGWSETEGAVRFGAYDPARYDPFQAEPPLP; translated from the coding sequence ATGCTTCTGACCCTTCTCGCGGCGTGGGCGTCGCCGGTTGAAACACCACCGGCGCTGCGCATCGGCACCTATCATTATCCGCGTTACGATCGGTCGGTTGCGCTGGCGCCGCTTGCCGCACTCGTCGAACGCGCGTCGGGGCGGCCGACCGAGGTCCGCTTGCTCGATACGCCCGAAGCGCTGGCGAAGGCGCTCTGCCGCGGCGAGATCGATATTGCGATGACCAATCTCGGCGCATTCGTCGAGGCTCGCTCCTGCCCCGATGTCCGGCCGATCGCCGTCCTTTCCACGCCTCCGGCCGTGCTCGATCGCTATCGGGGCGTCCTGCTGGTGCGCCGCGACAGCGGCCTCGCATCGCTCGACGCCGTCGGCGCGCGCGCCGGCGACTTGCGCTACACCGAAGTGCTGCCGGGCTCGACGTCCGGCGCACTGGTTCAGGCGGCCGCGCTGCGAAGCACCGGTCGCGCCCCGGCTTTTGCGACGCGGCGCCATGCGGGCACCCACGAAGCCGCCCTGACAGAGCTGCTTGCCGGCCGCACCGACGTCGCGGCGCTCGCCGAAGGCCCCTGGCGCCAGCTGCAGGCCGACGATCCCGCCGCCGCCGCTACCCTTCGCCAGATCTGGCGATCCGATCCGCTCCCGCCGGGGCCGCTGGTCTGTCGCGATCAGGCATCGGTGCCCTGCGCCGCCGTGCACCGCGCCCTCCTCAACGATGGCGGCGAAGTAGCGATCGCCCTGTCGAAAGGATGGAGCGAAACCGAGGGCGCCGTGCGTTTCGGTGCCTATGACCCGGCCCGCTATGATCCGTTCCAGGCGGAGCCGCCGCTTCCCTGA
- the ruvX gene encoding Holliday junction resolvase RuvX yields MITTAAPDFAALFPNGGRLMGLDVGTKTIGVAFCDVNWSFATPDKTIIRKKFSVDLEALKALIAEHDIIGLVVGLPLNMDGTDSPRTQSTRAFARNLAPLDLPLLLWDERWSTAAVERAMIAADVSRAKRAERVDSAAAAFILQGAIDALIRQ; encoded by the coding sequence ATGATCACCACCGCCGCCCCCGACTTCGCCGCCCTTTTCCCAAACGGCGGCCGCCTCATGGGCCTCGACGTCGGCACGAAAACCATCGGCGTCGCCTTCTGCGATGTGAACTGGAGCTTCGCGACCCCCGACAAGACGATCATCCGCAAGAAATTCTCAGTCGACCTCGAAGCGCTGAAAGCCCTGATCGCAGAGCATGATATCATCGGTCTCGTCGTCGGCCTGCCGCTCAACATGGACGGCACCGACAGCCCGCGCACGCAAAGCACCCGCGCGTTCGCGCGCAACCTTGCCCCGCTCGACCTCCCCCTCCTTCTCTGGGACGAACGCTGGTCGACCGCCGCAGTCGAGCGCGCGATGATCGCCGCCGACGTCAGCCGCGCCAAACGCGCCGAACGCGTCGACAGCGCCGCCGCCGCTTTCATCCTGCAAGGCGCGATCGACGCCCTGATCCGCCAATAG
- a CDS encoding transferrin-binding protein-like solute binding protein, translated as MHYQRFAAISLSCALLSACGGGGGGGVNSTSPPPSANANSSLVNLQYSEDFIGRAAIIRYNVSRATGGATVRDPRENLGAQIRYDAVNKTYLLAGTTYPSSTFGPANRDAGSSGAVITAYEKVSGNRQENLALFNPGPANTELALTYTSYGALQTITDNGATVDVATAFFTYGVQTAASDMPRTGSVNYRTRIDGQYADATGVYSVSGPSSFSANFGAGTIAFSMDPVGQNVVTGGMKSLGSHTMTGSIAIGNQFNASTEFSRPYGSSVAGYFYGPGAAELGGTFLIRDNTGGSGAGAGIVVGKKN; from the coding sequence ATGCATTACCAACGCTTTGCCGCTATCAGTCTGAGCTGCGCCCTGTTGTCCGCTTGCGGTGGCGGCGGGGGTGGCGGCGTCAATTCGACTTCGCCGCCACCGAGCGCAAACGCCAACAGTTCGCTCGTGAACTTGCAGTATAGCGAGGATTTCATCGGCCGCGCGGCGATCATCCGCTACAATGTTTCGCGGGCGACCGGCGGTGCGACGGTGCGCGATCCGCGCGAAAATCTGGGCGCGCAAATCCGCTATGACGCGGTGAACAAAACCTATCTGCTGGCTGGCACGACCTATCCGTCGTCGACCTTTGGTCCGGCCAACCGGGACGCCGGGTCGAGCGGCGCGGTCATCACCGCCTATGAGAAAGTCAGCGGCAACCGGCAGGAAAATCTGGCGTTATTCAATCCCGGTCCGGCCAACACCGAGCTGGCGCTCACCTATACCAGCTATGGCGCGTTGCAGACGATCACCGACAATGGCGCGACGGTCGATGTTGCGACCGCCTTTTTCACCTATGGCGTCCAGACTGCGGCGAGCGACATGCCGCGGACCGGATCGGTCAATTATCGCACACGGATCGACGGCCAGTACGCCGACGCGACCGGCGTCTATTCGGTTTCGGGTCCGAGCAGCTTCTCCGCCAATTTCGGGGCGGGCACGATCGCCTTTTCGATGGATCCGGTCGGCCAGAATGTCGTCACCGGTGGCATGAAAAGCCTAGGGTCGCACACGATGACCGGGTCGATCGCCATCGGCAACCAGTTCAACGCCTCGACCGAGTTCAGCCGCCCTTATGGTAGCAGTGTCGCGGGCTATTTCTATGGCCCCGGCGCCGCCGAACTCGGTGGAACCTTCCTGATCAGGGACAACACGGGGGGAAGCGGCGCCGGCGCGGGCATCGTGGTTGGCAAGAAGAACTGA
- the bla gene encoding subclass B3 metallo-beta-lactamase — translation MIAMMTIAAWLAGVSHVPLPLVQEAKAQTVAGAVAPDADDPLTRPIAASRAAEWLEPAKPEKIFGTSYLVGFGGLSVALIDTGDGLVLVDGALPQAAPAILANVRALGFDPKDIKFILSTEPHFDHAGGIAALARDTGATVVASARGAEGLRTGKHAVDDPQLAYGGSWPAVTRLRVIGDGEVLKLGKTAITAVATPGHTMGSMSWSWQACEKQTCKAIVFASSLNPVSADDYRYTAPSSAPIVKAFEASHRKMDALACDILISAHPDNAGSGRYSETPGACRAYADRSRKALAARLAKERAGD, via the coding sequence ATGATCGCGATGATGACAATTGCCGCCTGGCTGGCGGGCGTGAGCCATGTGCCGCTGCCGCTCGTCCAGGAGGCGAAGGCGCAGACGGTGGCGGGCGCGGTCGCGCCGGACGCCGACGACCCGTTGACGCGGCCGATTGCGGCTTCGCGTGCGGCCGAATGGCTCGAGCCTGCCAAACCTGAGAAGATTTTCGGGACGAGCTATCTGGTCGGGTTTGGCGGGCTGAGCGTCGCGCTGATCGATACCGGCGACGGGTTGGTGCTGGTCGACGGCGCGCTGCCGCAGGCGGCGCCCGCGATCCTCGCCAATGTCCGCGCGCTGGGGTTTGACCCCAAAGACATCAAATTTATTCTGAGCACTGAACCACATTTCGACCATGCCGGCGGGATCGCCGCGCTGGCGCGCGACACCGGCGCGACGGTGGTCGCGAGCGCGCGCGGCGCCGAAGGGCTGCGCACGGGCAAACATGCGGTGGACGACCCGCAGCTCGCTTACGGCGGCAGCTGGCCCGCCGTGACGCGGCTGCGCGTGATCGGCGACGGCGAGGTGCTGAAGCTGGGCAAGACGGCGATCACGGCGGTGGCGACGCCTGGGCACACGATGGGGAGCATGAGCTGGAGCTGGCAGGCGTGCGAGAAGCAGACGTGCAAGGCCATCGTTTTTGCGTCGAGCCTCAATCCGGTGTCGGCCGATGACTATCGTTATACTGCGCCGTCGAGCGCGCCGATCGTGAAGGCGTTCGAAGCGAGTCATCGCAAGATGGACGCGCTCGCATGCGACATCCTGATTTCCGCGCACCCCGATAATGCGGGGAGTGGGCGGTACAGCGAAACCCCCGGTGCGTGCCGCGCCTATGCCGACCGATCGCGAAAAGCGTTGGCTGCGCGGCTCGCGAAGGAAAGGGCCGGAGACTGA
- a CDS encoding LysR family transcriptional regulator, translating to MDRAQLPLNALRAFEAAARHLNFTRAAIELCVSQGAVSHQVAQLERRLGTRLFHRLPRGLALTDEGHALVPVVADAFDRVAATLDQYAGGRFREALKVGVVGTFATGWLLPRLDAFARLHPAIDLRISTNNNRVDLAGEALDYAIRFGDGAWHGTHAEPLLAAPMAPVCAPAIAARLKTPADLIHERLLRSYRADEWALWFAAAGVPVPVLRGPVFDSSALMATAAAAGQGVALAPPSMFTRELAAELLVQPFGVTIDAGRYWLTRLMSRPESDAMLRFRSWLADEIAATA from the coding sequence ATGGATCGCGCCCAACTCCCCTTGAACGCCCTCCGCGCCTTTGAGGCCGCGGCGCGCCACCTCAATTTCACCCGCGCCGCGATCGAGCTCTGCGTCAGCCAGGGCGCGGTCAGCCATCAGGTCGCGCAGCTCGAACGCCGCCTCGGCACGCGCCTCTTCCACCGTCTGCCGCGCGGACTCGCGCTCACCGACGAGGGCCATGCGCTCGTCCCCGTCGTCGCCGATGCCTTCGACCGCGTCGCCGCGACGCTCGATCAATATGCGGGCGGCCGCTTCCGCGAGGCGCTCAAGGTCGGCGTCGTCGGCACCTTTGCGACCGGCTGGCTGCTCCCGCGCCTCGACGCCTTCGCGCGCCTGCACCCCGCGATCGACCTCCGCATCTCGACGAACAACAACCGCGTCGACCTCGCGGGCGAGGCGCTCGACTATGCGATCCGCTTCGGCGACGGCGCGTGGCACGGCACCCATGCCGAACCTTTGCTCGCCGCGCCGATGGCGCCGGTCTGTGCCCCCGCGATCGCCGCGCGCCTCAAGACCCCTGCCGACCTGATCCACGAGCGGCTGCTGCGCTCGTACCGCGCCGACGAATGGGCGCTCTGGTTCGCCGCCGCGGGCGTCCCCGTCCCCGTGCTGCGCGGCCCCGTCTTCGACAGCTCGGCCTTGATGGCGACCGCCGCCGCGGCGGGTCAGGGCGTCGCGCTCGCGCCGCCTTCGATGTTCACCCGCGAACTCGCCGCCGAACTGCTCGTCCAGCCCTTCGGGGTCACGATCGACGCCGGCCGCTACTGGCTCACCCGCCTGATGTCGCGCCCCGAAAGCGACGCGATGCTGCGCTTCCGCAGCTGGCTGGCCGATGAAATCGCCGCGACCGCATAA
- a CDS encoding SPOR domain-containing protein: protein MRSFRTVLSLALPLLAASMLAAPAHADVKDGVDAWQAGNYAAAVAEWRPLALAGDADAQFNLGQAYKLGRGVPADLVQAEAWYRRAAKQGHLQAEDNLGLVLFTANRRQEAMPFILNSAARGEPRAQYVLGTAHFNGDLAAEDWPRAYALTKRASDAGLSIASARLAQLDNLIPLDQRQRGLALLPEIERGEQQARLAAVNAAAPPAPKPVPAASPVKVASLPASTPGTRYTPPPVIDTPPAKPAPQPKPEPVRSVAVASSPVASAAAAAAAEATANAVAATGQPGTSYAAPPESGKLPPKAEPAKPAPKPAEPKPAPVKPAPVKAAPVATATAAPAPVRVHNGTASPWRAQLGAFGVEANARSLWAALEKKNPAFAGRTPYLVKSGKLTRLQAGGFANKGEAESFCASVRKSGQACLVLDR, encoded by the coding sequence ATGCGTTCTTTCCGCACCGTCCTTTCGCTGGCTTTGCCGTTGCTCGCGGCATCGATGCTGGCGGCGCCCGCCCATGCCGACGTCAAGGATGGCGTCGATGCCTGGCAGGCGGGAAATTATGCGGCCGCGGTCGCCGAATGGCGTCCGCTCGCGCTTGCCGGCGACGCCGATGCGCAGTTCAACCTCGGCCAGGCGTATAAACTCGGCCGCGGCGTTCCCGCCGACCTCGTGCAGGCGGAGGCATGGTATCGCCGCGCCGCCAAGCAAGGACATTTGCAGGCGGAAGATAATCTCGGTCTCGTGCTCTTCACCGCGAACCGCCGGCAAGAGGCGATGCCCTTCATCCTCAATTCGGCCGCGCGCGGCGAACCGCGCGCGCAATATGTTCTGGGCACCGCGCACTTCAACGGCGACCTCGCGGCAGAGGACTGGCCGCGCGCCTATGCGCTGACCAAGCGCGCGAGCGACGCCGGGCTCAGCATCGCTTCGGCGCGCCTTGCGCAGCTCGACAATCTGATCCCGCTCGACCAGCGCCAGCGCGGCCTCGCGCTGCTCCCCGAAATCGAACGCGGCGAACAGCAGGCCCGCCTCGCGGCGGTCAACGCCGCGGCGCCGCCCGCGCCCAAACCCGTGCCGGCCGCCTCGCCCGTCAAGGTCGCGAGCCTGCCCGCCTCGACCCCCGGCACCCGCTATACGCCGCCCCCAGTGATCGACACGCCGCCCGCCAAGCCCGCACCGCAGCCTAAGCCCGAACCCGTCCGCAGCGTCGCTGTGGCCTCGTCCCCCGTGGCGAGTGCCGCCGCAGCCGCGGCCGCCGAAGCGACCGCCAACGCCGTCGCCGCCACCGGCCAGCCGGGCACAAGCTATGCCGCGCCGCCCGAAAGCGGAAAGCTGCCGCCGAAGGCCGAGCCCGCAAAGCCCGCGCCCAAGCCCGCCGAACCCAAACCCGCGCCGGTCAAGCCCGCACCCGTCAAGGCCGCCCCCGTCGCCACCGCCACCGCCGCGCCGGCGCCGGTGCGCGTCCACAACGGCACCGCCAGCCCCTGGCGCGCCCAGCTCGGCGCCTTCGGGGTCGAGGCAAACGCCCGGAGCCTCTGGGCCGCGCTCGAAAAGAAGAATCCCGCTTTCGCCGGGCGCACACCCTATCTGGTCAAGAGCGGCAAGCTCACCCGTCTCCAGGCCGGCGGCTTCGCGAACAAGGGCGAAGCCGAAAGCTTCTGCGCAAGCGTGCGCAAGAGCGGTCAGGCCTGTCTGGTGCTGGATCGCTAG
- a CDS encoding ParA family protein, with protein sequence MRVLALASQKGGSGKTTLSGHLAVQAQLAGAGPVVLIDIDPQGSLADWWNERETDLPAFAQTTVARLASDLEILRQQGFKLAVIDTPPAITMAIQSVISVAELIVVPTRPSPHDLRAVGATVDLCERAGKPLVFVVNGATPKAKITSEAAVALSQHGTVAPITLHHRTDYAASMIDGRTVMEVDPNGRSADEIRQLWTYMNDRLEKNFRRTVFAAPLPTQGNYGAVRPMGGGFGRRIAGQ encoded by the coding sequence GTGCGCGTATTGGCATTGGCTTCACAGAAAGGCGGGTCGGGAAAGACCACGCTGTCGGGGCACCTCGCGGTGCAGGCGCAGCTTGCGGGCGCCGGCCCCGTCGTTCTGATCGACATCGATCCGCAGGGCTCGCTCGCCGACTGGTGGAACGAGCGCGAAACCGACCTTCCGGCGTTCGCCCAGACCACGGTCGCCCGGCTGGCCTCCGACCTCGAAATCCTGCGCCAGCAGGGCTTTAAACTGGCGGTCATCGATACACCGCCGGCGATCACCATGGCGATCCAGAGCGTGATTTCGGTCGCTGAACTGATCGTCGTTCCGACCCGCCCAAGCCCGCACGACCTGCGCGCCGTCGGCGCCACCGTCGACCTTTGCGAACGCGCCGGCAAGCCGCTGGTGTTCGTCGTCAACGGTGCGACGCCGAAGGCCAAGATCACCAGCGAAGCCGCGGTCGCGCTGTCGCAGCACGGCACCGTCGCGCCGATCACGCTGCACCACCGCACCGATTATGCCGCGTCGATGATCGACGGCCGCACGGTGATGGAAGTCGATCCCAACGGACGCTCGGCCGACGAGATCCGCCAGCTGTGGACTTATATGAACGACCGCCTCGAAAAGAATTTCCGCAGGACCGTATTTGCCGCGCCGCTGCCCACACAGGGCAATTATGGCGCGGTTCGCCCGATGGGTGGTGGCTTTGGCCGCCGCATCGCTGGCCAGTGA
- a CDS encoding DUF1294 domain-containing protein: MTPYLFLWLLAANIVAFTLMVVDKRRAEARARRIPEHTLLRWAFFGGGFGTFAASRIIRHKTRKQPFATWMMVWLWLQIVLLVLWMLGILEPWLASALAYLRAAT, from the coding sequence ATGACGCCCTACCTCTTCCTCTGGCTGCTTGCCGCCAATATCGTCGCCTTCACCCTGATGGTCGTGGACAAGCGGCGCGCCGAAGCGCGCGCGCGGCGCATCCCCGAACACACGCTCCTGCGCTGGGCCTTTTTCGGCGGCGGCTTCGGCACCTTCGCCGCATCGCGCATCATCCGCCACAAGACGCGCAAGCAACCCTTCGCGACGTGGATGATGGTCTGGCTCTGGCTCCAGATCGTCCTGCTCGTCCTCTGGATGCTCGGAATATTGGAGCCATGGCTCGCCTCCGCGCTTGCCTATTTGCGCGCTGCCACCTAA
- a CDS encoding SPOR domain-containing protein, with product MNRKMLMNLAVSGFVLSVATGCSGMGKMADAPSRAAGKPAIAAKSASDARVALEAGKASKAVGLAEAAVAGSPRDANYRALLGQAYLNDGRFASATAALTEAIELGASDGNTVLSLALAQIAQGKNADAVTLLTQHRGTVPASDLGLALALAGDNEGAIYVLSEAARAEGADARTRQNLALAFALSGRWAQARILASQDLSIAKLEGRMAEWSKLAEQPDAQMRVASLIGTKARQDAGMPVQLALSNFGAPQMAAAEPATQLASADPAPVADYAPPPPVLADASSAIRSVELPMPTRTADGVVPVTELPQPKPAGEVILADAAPYRAAPRVAGEGRVRPAQQQAIELATVLIPKAMGFDAKKPTGWAVQLGAYDSLGIAKEKWGSLKKRNGALANFPASSHAATVNGRNFYRLTVNGLATRADATSLCNQLKAQGQTCFIRAMGGGEAIQWASKADAMRLASR from the coding sequence ATGAACCGCAAGATGCTGATGAACCTGGCCGTTTCAGGTTTTGTCCTGAGCGTGGCCACCGGATGCAGCGGCATGGGCAAGATGGCCGATGCGCCGTCGCGCGCCGCCGGCAAGCCCGCGATCGCCGCCAAGTCGGCGAGCGATGCGCGCGTCGCGCTCGAAGCCGGGAAAGCCAGCAAGGCGGTCGGCCTGGCCGAAGCCGCGGTTGCGGGCAGCCCGCGCGATGCAAATTATCGCGCGTTGCTGGGACAGGCGTATCTGAACGACGGGCGCTTTGCATCGGCGACCGCGGCGCTGACCGAGGCGATCGAACTTGGCGCGAGCGACGGCAATACGGTGCTTTCCCTGGCGCTCGCGCAAATCGCACAGGGCAAGAATGCCGATGCCGTTACGCTGCTGACCCAGCATCGCGGGACGGTGCCGGCGTCGGATCTCGGGCTGGCGCTGGCGCTCGCCGGGGACAATGAAGGCGCAATCTATGTGCTGAGCGAAGCGGCGCGGGCCGAAGGCGCCGACGCGCGGACGCGGCAGAATCTGGCGCTGGCGTTCGCGCTGTCGGGCCGCTGGGCACAGGCGCGCATTCTCGCTTCGCAGGATCTGTCGATCGCCAAGCTCGAAGGGCGGATGGCCGAATGGTCGAAGCTGGCCGAACAGCCCGATGCGCAGATGCGCGTCGCGAGCCTGATCGGGACGAAGGCGCGGCAAGATGCCGGCATGCCGGTCCAGCTCGCGCTGAGCAATTTCGGCGCCCCACAAATGGCCGCGGCCGAGCCGGCAACCCAGCTCGCGAGCGCCGATCCGGCGCCGGTCGCCGACTATGCGCCGCCGCCGCCCGTCCTTGCCGACGCGAGCAGCGCGATCCGCAGCGTCGAACTGCCGATGCCCACGCGCACCGCCGACGGCGTCGTGCCGGTGACCGAATTACCGCAGCCGAAACCCGCGGGCGAGGTGATCCTCGCCGACGCCGCGCCCTATCGCGCCGCACCGCGTGTAGCGGGTGAGGGGCGTGTTCGTCCCGCACAGCAGCAGGCGATCGAGCTTGCGACGGTGCTGATCCCGAAGGCGATGGGTTTCGACGCGAAAAAGCCGACCGGCTGGGCGGTGCAGCTTGGCGCCTATGACAGCCTGGGTATCGCCAAGGAAAAATGGGGCAGCCTGAAAAAGCGCAATGGCGCGCTGGCGAATTTCCCCGCGTCGAGCCATGCCGCGACGGTGAACGGCCGCAATTTCTATCGCCTGACGGTGAACGGTCTCGCGACGCGCGCTGACGCGACGAGCCTGTGCAATCAGCTGAAGGCGCAGGGCCAGACCTGCTTCATCCGTGCGATGGGCGGCGGCGAGGCGATCCAGTGGGCGTCGAAGGCCGACGCGATGCGGCTCGCTTCGCGCTAA
- a CDS encoding aspartate carbamoyltransferase catalytic subunit, translated as MTSAKTRPASDYPPGGDAFRHRHLIGIAQLTPWEISYVLDAAEQWVDLNRSGAAKHDDRLAGLTIINAFFENSTRTLLSFEIAGKRLGADVVNMHAAQSSVKKGETLIDTAMTLNAMRADAMVIRHGSSGAVQLIADKVDCPVLNAGDGRHEHPTQALLDALTIRRRLGRVEGLTIAICGDVLHSRVARSNILALTLLGNEVRVVAPPTLTPPAIDRMHVTTFTDMDEGIKDADVVMMLRLQNERMDGAYLPSAREYHALYGLTEKRLEKAKSDAIVMHPGPMNRGVEIDSNVADDPVRSTITEQVEMGVAVRMACLDILTRRKRGVVGWN; from the coding sequence ATGACAAGCGCAAAAACCCGACCCGCCAGCGACTATCCGCCCGGCGGCGATGCCTTTCGCCATCGCCACCTGATCGGCATCGCTCAGCTCACCCCGTGGGAGATTTCCTACGTCCTCGACGCCGCCGAGCAATGGGTCGACCTGAACCGCTCGGGCGCCGCCAAGCATGACGACCGGCTCGCGGGCCTCACGATCATCAACGCCTTTTTCGAAAATTCGACGCGCACGCTCCTTTCGTTCGAAATCGCGGGCAAGCGCCTCGGCGCCGACGTCGTCAACATGCACGCCGCGCAATCGAGCGTGAAAAAGGGCGAGACGCTGATCGACACCGCGATGACGCTGAACGCGATGCGCGCCGACGCGATGGTGATCCGTCACGGCAGCTCGGGCGCGGTGCAGCTCATCGCCGACAAGGTCGACTGCCCCGTGCTCAACGCGGGCGACGGCCGCCATGAACATCCGACGCAGGCGCTGCTCGACGCGCTCACCATCCGCCGCCGATTGGGCCGCGTCGAGGGGCTCACCATTGCCATATGTGGAGACGTCCTCCACAGCCGCGTCGCGCGCTCGAACATCCTCGCGCTGACCCTGCTCGGCAACGAAGTGCGCGTCGTCGCGCCGCCGACGCTCACCCCGCCGGCGATTGACCGCATGCATGTGACGACCTTCACCGACATGGACGAAGGCATCAAGGACGCCGACGTCGTGATGATGCTCCGCCTCCAGAACGAGCGCATGGACGGCGCCTACCTCCCCAGCGCGCGCGAATATCACGCGCTCTACGGCCTCACCGAGAAACGCCTCGAGAAAGCGAAATCCGATGCGATCGTGATGCACCCCGGCCCGATGAACCGGGGGGTCGAAATCGACAGCAATGTCGCCGACGATCCGGTGCGCTCGACGATCACCGAGCAGGTCGAAATGGGGGTCGCCGTGCGCATGGCGTGCCTCGACATCCTGACGCGCCGCAAGCGGGGAGTCGTCGGATGGAACTGA
- a CDS encoding dihydroorotase, translated as MELKPLHITNAQLIDGDAPRPGSLLVADGRIAALDPAELPEGTETVDAKGQWLAPGIIDLGVFATDKPAFHFGGITRAALMPDNGPLDGAGLVERAAKGGKPDLWVHPLAAATKGLAGTELAEIGLMKQAGARAIATGRTRIADSGVMRRVLAYAASLGLVTIIHAEDEGLTAGAVATDGEMATRLGLASAPAVAEAIAIARDLALVEETGAPVHFRQVTTARGLDLIRAAKAKGLPVLCGITPAHLLLSDTAIGDFRTFARLSPPLRSEDDRHACLAAIADGTIDILASGHDPRGPEDKRLPFAEAQPGMAGAETLLALGLNLVRDGHISPGRLFELLAATPACLLGVEAGSLAVGKEADLILVDEGTPWQVDAKKMAAWAGNTPFDGMPVQGRATMMWKGGLRIR; from the coding sequence ATGGAACTGAAGCCGCTCCATATCACGAACGCGCAGCTCATCGACGGCGACGCGCCGCGTCCGGGCAGCCTGCTAGTCGCGGACGGCCGCATCGCCGCGCTCGACCCGGCCGAGCTTCCCGAAGGCACCGAGACCGTCGACGCCAAGGGCCAGTGGCTCGCTCCCGGCATCATCGACCTCGGCGTCTTCGCGACCGACAAGCCCGCCTTCCACTTCGGCGGTATCACGCGCGCCGCGCTGATGCCCGACAACGGCCCGCTCGACGGCGCCGGGCTGGTCGAGCGCGCCGCCAAGGGCGGCAAGCCCGACCTCTGGGTCCACCCGCTCGCCGCCGCCACCAAAGGTCTCGCGGGCACGGAACTCGCCGAAATCGGCCTGATGAAACAGGCGGGCGCGCGCGCGATCGCCACCGGCCGCACGCGCATCGCCGACAGCGGCGTGATGCGCCGCGTCCTCGCTTACGCCGCCTCGCTCGGGCTCGTCACGATCATCCATGCCGAGGATGAGGGCCTCACCGCCGGCGCGGTCGCGACCGACGGCGAGATGGCGACGCGCCTCGGCCTCGCTTCCGCCCCCGCCGTCGCCGAGGCGATCGCGATCGCGCGCGACCTCGCACTCGTCGAGGAAACCGGCGCCCCCGTCCATTTCCGCCAGGTCACGACCGCACGCGGGCTCGACCTGATCCGCGCCGCCAAGGCGAAGGGTTTGCCTGTCCTCTGCGGCATCACCCCCGCACATCTGCTGCTCTCCGACACAGCGATCGGCGATTTCCGCACCTTTGCGCGCCTGTCGCCGCCGCTCCGGTCGGAGGACGACCGCCACGCGTGCCTCGCCGCGATCGCCGACGGCACGATCGACATCCTCGCCTCGGGCCACGACCCGCGCGGCCCCGAGGACAAGCGCCTGCCCTTCGCCGAAGCCCAGCCCGGCATGGCGGGCGCCGAAACCCTGCTCGCGCTCGGCCTGAACCTCGTCCGCGACGGACATATCTCGCCGGGCCGCCTGTTTGAACTGCTCGCGGCCACCCCCGCCTGCCTGCTCGGCGTCGAAGCCGGGAGCCTCGCGGTGGGCAAGGAAGCCGACCTCATCCTCGTCGACGAAGGCACGCCCTGGCAGGTCGACGCCAAGAAGATGGCGGCCTGGGCCGGCAACACCCCCTTCGACGGCATGCCCGTACAGGGCCGCGCGACGATGATGTGGAAGGGCGGGTTGCGGATACGCTGA